DNA from Castellaniella sp. MT123:
TCTGCATCTGGGCCATGGCGCTGTTTTTCGTGGCATTGCCGGTCACCGAACCAATCTGGCTGCTGACCTTCGCCGTGCTGTCTTGCTGGATCCTGGGCACGCTGGGTCTGATCGCAGGCCTGTGGTCGGAAAAATTCGACCAACTGGCGGCGTTCCAGAATTTCCTGATCGTGCCCGCCACGTTCCTCTCCGGGGTGTTTTACTCCATCCACAGCCTGCCCCCTTTCTGGCAGGCCGTATCCCGCTGGAATCCAGTGTTCTACATGATCGACGGATTCCGCTACGGCTTTTTCGCCGTATCCGACGTATCCCCCTGGCGCGGGCTGGCCGTCGTGCTGGCCGTCGCCATCGCCCTGAGCCTTTTCGCCCTGCGCCTGCTGGCGCGCGGCTACAAATTACGGAGTTGAGCCATGTCGCCTACCCCCGAACACGTCCGCCAGTACATCGCCGAACACCTGGACTGTGAACACCTGGAAGTCTATGGCGACGGTGCCCATTTCGAAGCGCTGATCGTCAGCAAGGCCTTCGAGGGCCAGAACACGCTGGCCCGCCACCGCACGGTCTACCAGGCGCTGGGCGACCGTATGCGCGCCGAAATCCACGCGCT
Protein-coding regions in this window:
- a CDS encoding BolA/IbaG family iron-sulfur metabolism protein — translated: MSPTPEHVRQYIAEHLDCEHLEVYGDGAHFEALIVSKAFEGQNTLARHRTVYQALGDRMRAEIHALSMRNLTPAEYAATKDNG
- a CDS encoding ABC transporter permease yields the protein MGSGFPTLLHKELMRFWKVGLQTIAAPVVTALLYLLIFSHVLEDRVHVYGSLSYTAFLIPGLMMMSMLQNSFANPSSSLIQSRITGNLIFVLLPPFSHRQIFTAYLLAAVARGLTVGICIWAMALFFVALPVTEPIWLLTFAVLSCWILGTLGLIAGLWSEKFDQLAAFQNFLIVPATFLSGVFYSIHSLPPFWQAVSRWNPVFYMIDGFRYGFFAVSDVSPWRGLAVVLAVAIALSLFALRLLARGYKLRS